In the genome of Ancylomarina subtilis, one region contains:
- a CDS encoding efflux RND transporter periplasmic adaptor subunit, translating to MNTRYYLSVLIALGFLVSCSSEPVKKKAEGFDLMVEVAKAKTIKQPELLSFTGKLEAATHSRLSTRIMGQVEKVYVKLGETVKKGQLLLQIRNTDILAKKKQAEANVRVAETLLADAEKNLERYQSLFDKKSASKKELEGMQIQKQVAESKLQAARGMLVEVEETLKYANVRAPYNGRVTKHFVKAGDLATPGMPLLSIEKKGGYDVIAKVPESEISQIKVGDFVEVELSAQDNRRIPARVSEINPSALDSGNQYEMKLQLDDMKDSEFKLYSGMFAKVLICMGEENRILIPKSVLVERGQLVGVYTLSQSGTALLRWIRVGKTYGSSIEVLSGLSSGEQYVVSYEGKIWDGAKLKVTGTK from the coding sequence ATGAATACACGATATTATTTAAGCGTTTTAATTGCTCTAGGATTTTTGGTTTCATGTAGCAGTGAGCCTGTTAAAAAGAAAGCTGAAGGATTTGACCTGATGGTTGAAGTTGCAAAGGCAAAGACCATAAAACAACCTGAACTTTTGAGTTTTACAGGAAAGCTTGAGGCTGCAACCCATTCAAGGTTGAGTACGCGAATCATGGGGCAGGTGGAGAAAGTATATGTCAAATTAGGAGAGACGGTTAAGAAAGGTCAACTTCTTTTACAAATTCGAAATACGGATATACTTGCAAAAAAGAAGCAAGCAGAGGCAAATGTTCGGGTTGCTGAAACGCTTTTAGCAGATGCCGAAAAGAATTTAGAACGTTATCAATCTTTATTTGATAAAAAATCGGCTTCAAAGAAGGAACTTGAAGGAATGCAAATTCAAAAACAGGTCGCGGAGTCGAAATTACAGGCTGCCAGGGGAATGCTTGTTGAAGTTGAAGAAACTTTGAAATATGCCAATGTCAGAGCACCTTATAATGGGCGAGTAACCAAGCACTTTGTAAAAGCTGGTGATTTGGCTACTCCGGGAATGCCCTTGCTTTCAATTGAGAAAAAAGGAGGATATGATGTCATTGCTAAGGTTCCTGAATCCGAAATTTCGCAGATAAAGGTTGGGGATTTTGTAGAAGTTGAACTTTCTGCACAAGACAATCGCCGTATACCGGCGCGTGTGTCTGAGATTAACCCCTCAGCACTTGATTCAGGTAATCAGTACGAAATGAAACTGCAGCTCGATGACATGAAGGATTCAGAATTCAAACTGTATTCAGGGATGTTTGCCAAAGTTTTAATCTGTATGGGAGAAGAAAATCGTATTCTTATTCCAAAATCGGTACTGGTAGAGAGAGGCCAACTTGTGGGGGTTTATACTTTAAGTCAGAGTGGTACCGCTCTTTTACGTTGGATTCGTGTTGGAAAGACTTATGGCAGCTCAATTGAAGTGCTTTCAGGTTTAAGTTCCGGTGAGCAATACGTTGTATCTTATGAGGGTAAGATATGGGATGGAGCTAAACTTAAGGTGACTGGCACAAAATAA
- a CDS encoding TolC family protein, with protein sequence MQKLSYRLIILFVFFNAFYGAAQTNEIAISLKEALVKAEQNNKEIKKSKARIDIAKANYQQSHSLFLPGINLSHTAIRTNDPLASFGFKLKQEVVTSADFNPVLLNDPGSMENFQTQVKVEQPLLNFDGIHERKAAKFGFEAVSLQAERTSEYIKFEVKKAYKQLQVAQEAVKVFEKAKASADANLKQSLDLFTEDLLIEADVLSAKVRALEVENQLNQTKNQRKGAADYLAFLLGFESADSLIAVDDFQEPLGGSTIQDETSNENRSDILAYKKGVSAKEQMLKSARNKFLPRINAFGAYEWNDKEFLGTKANNYMIGASLSWDLFKGYKNVGKIKKAKAELQLQELDFQDYLEQNNLKLKEAKRSLILSLQKIETGRLAKEQAEEAMRIRTNRFKNGLEKTTDLIQAESLSAVKNLEYLNAIFNYYTAKFYLEFLLEKELN encoded by the coding sequence ATGCAAAAGTTATCCTATCGATTGATAATCCTTTTTGTTTTTTTTAATGCTTTTTACGGAGCTGCACAGACTAATGAGATAGCTATCAGCCTCAAAGAGGCTTTGGTAAAAGCAGAACAGAATAATAAAGAGATTAAGAAATCAAAAGCCCGTATTGATATTGCTAAAGCAAATTATCAACAATCACATTCCTTATTTCTTCCGGGAATTAATCTTTCTCACACGGCTATCAGAACGAATGATCCCTTAGCAAGTTTTGGTTTTAAACTGAAACAAGAGGTGGTAACAAGTGCTGATTTTAACCCGGTTTTACTTAATGATCCAGGTTCAATGGAAAATTTCCAAACACAGGTTAAAGTTGAGCAACCCTTGTTAAACTTTGATGGGATTCATGAGCGTAAGGCTGCCAAATTTGGTTTCGAAGCCGTGAGTTTGCAAGCGGAGAGAACCAGTGAGTATATTAAATTCGAAGTGAAGAAGGCCTATAAGCAATTGCAAGTTGCACAGGAGGCTGTTAAAGTTTTTGAAAAGGCAAAAGCAAGTGCTGATGCTAACTTGAAACAGAGTTTGGATTTGTTCACAGAAGACTTACTTATTGAGGCCGATGTTTTGTCAGCAAAAGTTCGTGCTTTAGAGGTCGAAAATCAATTGAATCAGACCAAGAATCAACGCAAGGGAGCGGCAGATTATTTGGCTTTTTTACTTGGATTTGAATCTGCAGATAGTTTAATAGCTGTTGATGACTTCCAAGAACCTCTAGGGGGATCGACTATTCAGGATGAAACAAGCAATGAAAATCGATCAGATATATTAGCCTATAAAAAGGGGGTATCGGCAAAGGAGCAGATGTTAAAATCGGCTCGGAATAAGTTTCTGCCCAGAATTAATGCTTTTGGAGCCTACGAATGGAATGATAAAGAATTTTTAGGTACAAAAGCTAATAATTATATGATAGGTGCCTCTTTGTCGTGGGATTTATTTAAGGGTTATAAGAATGTTGGAAAGATAAAAAAAGCCAAAGCAGAACTTCAACTTCAGGAACTTGATTTTCAGGATTACCTTGAGCAAAACAACTTGAAGCTGAAAGAAGCCAAGCGTTCACTAATCCTGAGTCTCCAAAAAATTGAAACCGGACGATTAGCAAAAGAACAGGCTGAAGAAGCCATGCGAATTCGAACCAATCGTTTTAAGAATGGACTGGAAAAAACGACCGATTTAATTCAAGCCGAAAGCTTATCCGCGGTTAAAAACTTAGAATATCTAAATGCAATCTTTAACTATTATACAGCTAAGTTCTATTTAGAATTTCTATTGGAGAAAGAGTTAAACTAA
- a CDS encoding 6-phosphofructokinase: MKDSIVILCGGGPAPGINTVISSVGKVFLKNGYRVIGMHEGYKGLFSDNPETIELDFPFLDGIFSKGGSSLKMSRFKPKDTDFNTNFFVKNNVKLLVTIGGDDTASTANRIAKYLEDNQISISNIHVPKTIDNDLPLPVGSPTFGFHSAKNEGVRIATTVYEDARTSQNWFVLSAMGREAGHLAFGIGTSCHFPMIIIPEMFDKTDISAEKIANLVISSIIKRRILGLNYGAAIISEGVFHFMDQEEIESTGINFTYDAHGHPELFNVSKSHVFNMFIQRKIKSYKLNIGTRPVELGFGLRCCPPVAYDLDLCTMLGNGVYNLFKAGESKCMITVDPKGDASPLFLKDVEDENGKVRPRLVDINSEKVQTVMNNNLHYLCEEDLEAARAYLPDAENYLFKKILNWE; encoded by the coding sequence ATGAAAGATTCCATAGTAATATTATGTGGCGGAGGTCCTGCTCCAGGCATAAACACCGTAATAAGTAGTGTTGGAAAAGTATTCTTAAAAAATGGCTACCGCGTTATTGGTATGCACGAAGGCTATAAAGGGCTTTTCTCTGATAATCCTGAAACCATAGAATTGGATTTCCCATTTTTGGATGGCATCTTCAGTAAGGGAGGTTCTTCTCTTAAAATGAGCCGTTTTAAACCAAAAGATACTGATTTCAACACAAATTTCTTTGTTAAGAATAATGTCAAACTACTGGTTACCATTGGTGGTGACGATACAGCTTCAACAGCCAATCGTATAGCGAAATATCTGGAAGATAATCAGATTTCGATATCAAATATACATGTTCCTAAAACCATCGATAACGATCTTCCTTTGCCGGTTGGTTCACCAACATTTGGTTTTCATTCTGCAAAAAATGAAGGGGTTCGTATTGCAACTACGGTTTATGAAGATGCCCGCACATCTCAGAATTGGTTCGTTTTATCAGCCATGGGTCGTGAAGCAGGACACTTAGCCTTCGGCATTGGAACATCATGCCACTTCCCAATGATTATCATTCCTGAAATGTTTGATAAAACAGATATCTCAGCTGAGAAAATTGCCAACTTAGTTATTTCGTCCATCATCAAACGTCGTATCCTGGGACTTAATTATGGTGCCGCCATTATTAGCGAAGGGGTTTTCCATTTTATGGATCAGGAAGAAATTGAAAGCACGGGTATTAACTTTACTTACGATGCACACGGACATCCTGAATTATTTAATGTCAGCAAATCTCATGTTTTCAACATGTTTATTCAGCGTAAAATTAAATCATACAAGCTAAATATTGGGACACGACCGGTTGAATTGGGATTTGGATTACGTTGTTGTCCACCTGTTGCTTACGATTTAGATCTTTGTACCATGCTTGGAAATGGCGTTTATAATCTATTTAAAGCAGGTGAATCCAAATGTATGATTACCGTTGATCCTAAGGGCGATGCTTCTCCTCTATTCCTTAAAGATGTTGAGGATGAAAACGGAAAAGTTAGACCTCGTTTGGTTGATATCAATAGCGAAAAGGTTCAAACCGTTATGAATAACAACCTGCATTACTTATGCGAGGAAGATTTAGAGGCAGCAAGAGCTTATTTGCCTGATGCCGAAAACTATCTATTCAAAAAGATCCTGAATTGGGAATAA
- a CDS encoding STAS/SEC14 domain-containing protein, producing the protein MQFLSSYQIFLDKRFIIEYHEGVMTLERMKTFILKESSDQDYSPNFDMLLDIRQITFKGFIKDIKDYIEFLRSHKGISGKRKLAVLTSKPHQVVFSTFLSMFSVKLPQTMKIFSSLEAALFWLGDPVDTYKVNSCLNHLKEKKELCV; encoded by the coding sequence ATGCAATTCCTAAGTAGCTATCAGATTTTTCTTGATAAGAGATTTATTATTGAATATCATGAAGGGGTTATGACTCTGGAAAGAATGAAGACATTTATTCTAAAGGAGTCTTCAGATCAGGATTATTCACCTAATTTTGACATGCTTCTTGATATCAGACAAATCACTTTTAAAGGTTTTATTAAAGATATCAAGGATTATATCGAATTTCTCAGATCCCATAAAGGCATCTCAGGTAAAAGAAAATTAGCTGTATTAACAAGCAAACCTCATCAAGTCGTTTTTAGCACATTTCTGAGCATGTTTTCTGTTAAACTACCCCAGACAATGAAAATATTTAGTTCTCTGGAAGCAGCACTGTTTTGGCTTGGAGACCCAGTAGATACCTACAAGGTAAATTCGTGTTTAAATCATTTGAAAGAAAAAAAGGAGCTTTGTGTGTAA
- a CDS encoding acetate uptake transporter, with translation MENTQFIIQKDNTANPGPLGLCGFGLTTILLNLHNAGLFGMDTMILAMGIFMGGIVQVIVGTMEWKKNNIFGTMAFTSYGIFWLTLVFLMMLPKMGLGTAPTTTAMGYYLTVWGILSLGFFVATLKLGKVIAILFGTVVLLFALLAIANFTGSHMIHTIAGIEGVICGSIAVYMAIAELLEAVYGRQLLPLK, from the coding sequence ATGGAAAACACACAATTCATTATTCAAAAAGACAACACAGCAAATCCAGGACCATTAGGACTTTGCGGGTTTGGTTTAACAACCATCTTATTAAACTTGCACAATGCAGGTCTATTCGGTATGGATACCATGATTCTAGCGATGGGTATATTTATGGGAGGTATCGTACAAGTTATTGTAGGTACGATGGAATGGAAAAAGAACAACATCTTTGGAACCATGGCTTTCACATCTTATGGTATCTTCTGGCTAACACTGGTATTTTTAATGATGCTTCCTAAAATGGGATTAGGCACAGCACCTACAACAACTGCAATGGGATATTACCTGACTGTTTGGGGAATTCTGTCACTGGGATTTTTTGTAGCAACACTCAAATTGGGTAAAGTAATCGCTATCCTTTTTGGAACCGTTGTTTTATTATTTGCCCTATTGGCAATTGCAAACTTCACTGGCAGTCATATGATACACACAATAGCGGGTATCGAAGGCGTTATCTGTGGCTCAATCGCTGTTTACATGGCCATAGCAGAACTTTTAGAAGCAGTTTACGGACGTCAACTTCTTCCTTTAAAATAG
- a CDS encoding BLUF domain-containing protein, with product MSDLVHIVYMSFSSKKLSESDLNDFLKLIRKKNQERGVTGLLLYKDEAFIQLIEGNKETIDQLFNIISKDSRHSNILKLLEEPIRKRAFPDWSMGFRTINNDQINQIPGFSDFMQNNHSKIDNNKCAEAVSHLLYSFRKHT from the coding sequence ATGTCAGATCTAGTTCACATTGTTTACATGAGTTTTTCATCAAAAAAACTAAGCGAATCAGACTTGAATGATTTTTTAAAATTAATCCGGAAAAAAAATCAGGAACGTGGTGTGACAGGATTACTGCTCTACAAAGATGAAGCATTCATTCAGCTTATCGAAGGGAATAAAGAAACAATAGACCAACTTTTCAATATCATTTCTAAAGATTCTCGCCATTCTAACATCCTTAAACTTTTAGAAGAGCCTATTAGAAAAAGAGCATTTCCTGACTGGTCAATGGGCTTTCGTACAATAAATAATGATCAGATCAATCAAATACCCGGCTTCTCTGATTTCATGCAAAACAATCATTCTAAAATTGATAATAACAAATGTGCTGAAGCTGTCAGCCACTTATTATACAGCTTTCGAAAACACACCTAA
- a CDS encoding BCCT family transporter, which produces MSEKIIRSDKKTFLGIKANGPVFITSLLIIVALVSTTLIVGKPMEQWFADTQNYVSNKVGWFFILLVNALLIFALYLGFGKFSKIKIGGKDAKPEFSRMGWFAMLFSAGMGIGLLFWSVAEPIFHFNSNPFLKTPGADVFAAKTSMGITFLHWGVHAWALYAIVGVALAFFTFNKKLPLTIRSIFHPLLGDKIYGPIGDIIDIISVIATLFGLATSLGLGAQQINAGLEYLFHWENSDRIQVIIIVVVTVFATLSLILGLDKGIRKLSEWNMRLAIFLLVFMLLVGPTLFLCKSFIQNIGHYVGEFFELSFWTNTYNGVGKAKNWQSSWTVFYWAWWISWSPFVGIFIARISKGRTIKEFILGVMLVPTLLTMLWLTVFGGSAIFQELIGNHVITEAVNNNVATAIYHLLEQYPFTTFSSLLTVILVASFFVTSSDSGSFVVDTLTSGGRHDAPKGQKIFWASMEGLIAAILLIGGGLTALQTASILTAIPFAIILIVMCYSFYKSLTEYKEEPSLIDLAEPEKRKVEEKEAECILE; this is translated from the coding sequence ATGAGTGAAAAGATAATACGTAGTGACAAGAAAACATTTTTAGGGATAAAGGCCAACGGACCGGTTTTTATTACCTCTTTACTAATAATAGTAGCACTAGTAAGTACAACATTGATCGTAGGTAAACCGATGGAACAATGGTTTGCTGATACACAAAATTACGTTTCCAATAAAGTTGGATGGTTCTTTATCCTTCTGGTAAATGCCTTATTGATATTTGCTTTATACCTGGGTTTTGGTAAATTTTCTAAAATCAAAATTGGAGGCAAGGATGCTAAACCTGAGTTTTCACGTATGGGCTGGTTTGCTATGCTTTTTAGTGCAGGAATGGGAATAGGACTCTTATTTTGGAGCGTGGCTGAGCCTATTTTTCATTTTAATAGCAACCCTTTTCTAAAAACGCCAGGGGCAGATGTGTTTGCTGCCAAAACATCCATGGGGATTACTTTTTTGCATTGGGGTGTACATGCCTGGGCATTATATGCGATTGTTGGGGTTGCTTTGGCTTTTTTTACTTTCAACAAGAAATTGCCTCTAACCATACGTTCAATTTTTCACCCCTTGTTGGGAGATAAGATATACGGTCCTATTGGTGATATTATTGATATTATTTCGGTAATTGCAACCCTGTTTGGACTGGCGACATCTTTAGGACTGGGTGCTCAACAAATTAATGCTGGCTTGGAATACCTTTTCCATTGGGAAAATAGCGATCGAATTCAGGTCATCATTATTGTCGTTGTCACCGTTTTTGCAACCTTATCACTAATACTAGGACTTGATAAGGGGATACGAAAGTTAAGTGAATGGAATATGCGATTGGCAATTTTTCTGTTGGTCTTTATGCTTTTGGTTGGTCCAACGCTGTTTTTGTGCAAATCGTTTATTCAAAATATTGGACATTATGTAGGTGAGTTTTTTGAGTTGAGTTTTTGGACCAATACTTATAATGGGGTAGGTAAAGCTAAAAACTGGCAAAGTTCATGGACGGTTTTCTACTGGGCATGGTGGATCTCCTGGTCGCCTTTTGTTGGGATTTTTATAGCCCGTATTTCTAAAGGAAGAACAATCAAAGAGTTTATTTTAGGGGTGATGTTGGTTCCAACCCTACTGACTATGCTTTGGTTAACCGTGTTTGGAGGGAGTGCTATTTTCCAGGAACTTATAGGAAACCATGTGATTACTGAAGCAGTAAATAATAATGTGGCAACTGCCATTTATCATCTTCTTGAACAGTATCCATTTACAACATTTTCATCCTTGCTTACCGTGATTCTGGTGGCTAGCTTTTTTGTTACGTCTTCAGATTCGGGTTCATTTGTTGTCGACACATTGACTTCCGGTGGACGACATGATGCACCTAAAGGTCAGAAAATATTCTGGGCCTCTATGGAGGGGTTAATTGCTGCAATTCTCTTGATTGGAGGTGGTTTGACAGCTTTACAAACGGCATCAATTTTAACGGCTATACCATTTGCAATCATTTTAATAGTCATGTGCTACAGTTTTTATAAATCCTTAACGGAATACAAGGAAGAACCTTCCCTTATCGATCTGGCAGAACCTGAAAAGCGGAAAGTTGAAGAGAAAGAAGCTGAGTGTATTCTTGAATAA
- a CDS encoding ATP-grasp domain-containing protein, with protein sequence MILLDKPYVSQFLKDTITEYKFQAIDTGDIIEDGEISLINPEEIIQTFKNEPNSRLYTNSENSINWVINNLGFTRLPEYINLFKNKVEFRKLIKSIYPDFFFKEVSLKDLDQINLEELPMPFIIKPSIGFLSLGVHKVVNKEEWLKVKQDIQNEFTNAKNLFPIEVVNASSFIIEDVIDGEEFAFDAYFDEKGDAVILGISKHLFASEKDVSDRVYYTSKKLIQSYLPQFTQFVEALGQRADIRNFPVHIEVRVDAKGKLIPIEVNPMRFGGWCTTADLTHAATGLNPYYSYLNNTPPDWAQVLDKMDDEIYSLIILDNSTGIPSTDISHFDYGKLLTKFSNPLELRKTDYKTYNIFGILYTKCKEDEFIEIEEILVSDLNEFAHR encoded by the coding sequence ATGATACTATTAGATAAACCCTACGTATCTCAATTCCTTAAAGATACAATTACAGAATATAAGTTTCAGGCCATTGATACGGGCGATATTATCGAAGATGGAGAAATCTCTTTAATAAATCCGGAAGAGATTATTCAAACCTTTAAAAACGAGCCCAATAGTCGTCTTTACACCAACTCCGAAAATTCAATCAATTGGGTGATCAACAATCTTGGCTTTACAAGGCTACCAGAATATATCAACTTGTTCAAAAATAAGGTTGAGTTTCGTAAATTAATTAAAAGCATTTATCCCGATTTCTTTTTTAAAGAAGTGTCCTTAAAAGATCTTGATCAGATTAATTTAGAAGAACTTCCTATGCCCTTCATTATTAAGCCCTCTATTGGCTTCTTAAGTTTAGGCGTACATAAGGTCGTTAATAAAGAAGAATGGCTCAAAGTCAAACAAGATATCCAAAATGAATTTACAAATGCGAAAAATTTATTCCCCATCGAAGTTGTTAATGCCTCATCTTTTATAATTGAAGACGTAATTGATGGTGAGGAGTTTGCTTTTGATGCTTATTTTGATGAAAAGGGTGATGCTGTTATCCTTGGCATATCAAAGCATTTATTTGCCTCTGAAAAGGATGTGAGCGATCGTGTTTATTATACTTCAAAGAAATTGATTCAATCCTATTTGCCTCAGTTCACCCAATTTGTTGAAGCATTAGGTCAACGCGCTGACATAAGAAATTTCCCGGTCCATATCGAGGTGCGTGTGGATGCAAAGGGCAAATTAATTCCCATCGAGGTCAATCCTATGCGATTTGGGGGCTGGTGTACCACGGCCGATCTGACTCACGCTGCAACTGGCTTAAATCCCTATTATTCATATCTGAATAACACGCCTCCGGATTGGGCACAAGTATTAGATAAAATGGACGATGAAATTTATAGCCTGATCATTCTTGATAATTCCACAGGTATTCCATCAACCGATATCTCTCACTTCGATTACGGAAAACTGCTGACCAAATTTTCAAATCCCTTGGAGTTGAGAAAAACCGATTACAAGACCTATAATATCTTTGGCATACTCTATACCAAATGCAAGGAAGATGAATTCATTGAAATTGAAGAGATTCTTGTTTCAGATCTTAATGAGTTTGCTCATCGATAG
- a CDS encoding voltage-gated chloride channel family protein, with the protein MQKDLYRSYSRVRKFILTKQPALLSILEWFLLSIVIAICVGSACAFFLISLEYATDYRNAHEWIIYLLPLAGILLGYVFYRWGKEIAPGNNLVISNIHKPKKILPFRLAPFILGGTVFTHLFGGSAGREGTAIQMSAAISDQLTRIFKLSKYNRQVILISGMSAGFGAVFGTPLAGAIFGLEVYHMGKIKYNAIFPAFASSFMADYVTRLYGVSHSHYILGFVPHIDLQGLLITILAGICFGLASLGFIKLTSSYSKLSSKYIKRAYMRPFFGGLLILLIAGLLGTTKYLGLGLPTIAESFTVQQAPYVFFFKLLLTAITLGAGFKGGEVTPLFFIGAALGSALSLFLPLPVGLLAAMGFVAVFSGASNTPLASSIMAIELFGIACSPYVAIACIVAYLISGHHGIYSSQVIGETKIATKIRETGRTLGEV; encoded by the coding sequence ATGCAAAAAGATCTGTACCGCTCATATTCACGTGTTCGTAAATTTATTCTGACCAAACAACCTGCTCTTTTATCTATATTAGAGTGGTTCCTCTTATCCATTGTGATAGCCATTTGTGTCGGCTCGGCTTGTGCGTTTTTCTTAATTAGTCTGGAATATGCTACTGATTATCGAAATGCCCACGAATGGATTATTTACCTGTTACCCTTAGCTGGAATTTTATTGGGATATGTATTTTACCGATGGGGGAAAGAGATTGCACCGGGAAACAATCTGGTGATTAGTAATATTCATAAACCAAAGAAGATTCTTCCTTTTCGTTTGGCTCCTTTTATTCTGGGAGGGACTGTTTTTACTCACCTTTTTGGAGGATCGGCAGGTCGAGAGGGGACAGCCATACAGATGAGTGCTGCGATATCAGATCAACTGACCCGGATATTCAAACTCAGTAAGTACAATCGACAAGTGATCCTAATCTCGGGGATGAGTGCTGGTTTTGGTGCGGTTTTCGGAACGCCTTTGGCGGGAGCGATCTTTGGTTTGGAGGTTTATCATATGGGAAAAATCAAGTACAATGCTATTTTCCCAGCCTTTGCTTCATCCTTTATGGCCGATTATGTCACCCGATTATACGGCGTCTCGCATTCGCATTATATTCTGGGTTTTGTACCGCATATCGATTTGCAGGGCTTGCTAATTACAATATTGGCAGGAATATGCTTCGGTTTAGCTTCACTGGGCTTTATTAAGTTGACATCTTCATACAGTAAACTCAGTAGTAAATACATCAAAAGAGCCTATATGCGACCATTCTTTGGTGGACTTTTGATTTTATTAATAGCTGGGCTTTTAGGCACTACAAAATACTTGGGTTTGGGACTGCCCACAATTGCTGAATCATTTACCGTTCAGCAAGCGCCATACGTTTTCTTTTTTAAACTTCTGCTGACTGCTATTACGCTGGGGGCAGGATTCAAGGGCGGAGAGGTGACCCCCTTGTTCTTTATCGGAGCAGCTTTAGGAAGTGCTCTATCCTTATTTTTACCTTTACCAGTTGGCCTTTTAGCGGCTATGGGCTTTGTTGCTGTATTTTCCGGAGCATCCAATACGCCATTGGCTTCAAGTATTATGGCGATTGAGCTTTTTGGGATAGCTTGCAGTCCTTATGTTGCCATTGCCTGTATTGTGGCTTACCTGATTTCGGGACATCATGGAATCTACAGTTCACAGGTTATTGGGGAAACGAAAATCGCCACTAAAATTCGGGAAACCGGACGTACTTTAGGTGAAGTCTAA
- a CDS encoding heavy-metal-associated domain-containing protein yields MKTKILGVLVLFLMGTMSVLAQSKTEKFKVYGNCGMCEKRIETAAQSVDGVTSADWDKETKMIVVTFDEKKTDLHKVHMAIAKAGHDTDMHKASDEAYKKLAGCCQYERAK; encoded by the coding sequence ATGAAAACAAAAATTTTAGGTGTATTGGTATTGTTCTTAATGGGAACAATGAGTGTTTTGGCTCAAAGCAAAACGGAGAAATTTAAGGTGTATGGTAACTGCGGTATGTGTGAGAAGCGTATTGAGACAGCTGCTCAGTCAGTAGATGGTGTGACGAGTGCCGACTGGGATAAAGAAACAAAGATGATTGTCGTTACATTTGATGAGAAAAAAACAGATTTGCATAAGGTACATATGGCCATAGCGAAAGCAGGTCATGATACTGATATGCATAAGGCAAGTGATGAGGCTTATAAAAAACTGGCTGGCTGTTGTCAATACGAAAGAGCCAAATAA